DNA from Acidobacteriota bacterium:
TCTTTTCCTCGTAGTTGAATCCCGGGTCCTGGTCCTCGGTATGGCACGCCCGGCAGACCTCCTCACCCGCGTCCCGGACCAGTTGGACCCCCATCGGGTCCCCCACGTGCCCCCCGCCGGGCCCGTGGCAGGCCTCGCACTGCACGCCCGCCATTTCCGGCGTCAGTTCGCAGTCGATAAAGCCCCCGTCCTTTTCATACCCGGTGACGTGGCACTCGACGCACCCGGGCAGATTCTCCTGCCCCGTCTTCCTGAGGCTGTCGATCGCCTTCGCGTGCCGCGTCGTCTGCCAGCCCTCGGCGAGTTCCGCGTGACAGGGGGCGCACCGCTCCCACCCCACGTATGCGGCGGCCGGCTCCGAGCCGGCCCGGCCGGCGCCCCCGGCCGCCGCCGCCAGCAACAGGGCAAAACACCATGGCATCCTCATAAGGCTCCTGTCTCCCCGGGCCCCCTACTTTTCGAGCGGGTAGCCCTTTTCACGCCACTCCCTTATGGAGGGGTCCGCCAGTATTTTGACGTTTTCGTATCCCATTTGGAAGAGCTGCCGCGCAAAATCGGCGCTGTCCGCCTCCCCCGGGCCGCAGTCGCAGTAGGTGACGATCAGCTGGTCCGTCGGCAGCGACCAGACATCCTCGAGCGCGATCTGACTCTGCCAGGGGATCGAGAGGGCGCCCCGGATGTGCCCCTCGGCGTACGCCGCCCTGGACTGCACGTCGATCACGGTCACCGCAACCCCCTCGTCCATCATCTTCTTCAGTTCCCCGGCCCCGATGCGGGGGATCTCCGCCGCCGGGGCCGCCAACGCCAACGCCACCAGGCAGGCACCTGCAATCCACGCGCCAAGATATCGTTTCATATTCCCTCCCGACCATGATCTCACAACCGCGCCCTCCTGTCCCCCCGTAAACCGCGACCGGGCCCTGGCTGCGGCAGGCGTCCCACCGCATAAGATGCGCGGGCCCTCCCCGGGGGTTCATTCGCCCAATGATTCCCGACATTTCCTATAGGATACTTCGTCTTCCCCATGCAATTTTTGGGGTACCGGGCACCGCCAAGGTCAAGGAGAGTGTCCAGCCCCCGCCGCCGCCTATACTCCTTTGCAGTAGTCGTAATTTTAGCGCATCCCCTGAGGATTTCGCTTGACGCACGCATCGTCGGATCCTATCATATTCTCATTAGGGCTACAGCATCTCTTATATGAGATTTCGGCGTCGCTGCCCTTCACAGCCGACGCCCGAGGGCATGCGGAGACTGTCGGCCCGGCCACTCATGCATCCGGCCACAACAGCCGGCCCCGGGACATTCCTCCGGTTTCGGGGTCGGCTCCGCGTCCCGTCCGAAGAAGTCCGGAGAGCGGAAACGGGGAAGAACCCCGAACAGAGAGCCGGCGGGACCGCCCCCTCAGTCTATCTCCACGGATCGACCGCCACACTCGTGAGGTGGGAAAAATCGCCGCCGAACCAGTAGGCGTTGGTCGACCCGCCGGTGACGACGACTTCGATGGCGCTCCGCCCCCCGCGCCCGCGGCCGAACCGCGGGACCGGGACGACGCCCGCGTCCCCGAGCCTGAGGTAGCCCGCGAAAGGCTCCACCCCTTCCTTGGCCTTCTCGAGCTCGTTCTGGCGCGTCTGCCAGTAGAGCCAGGAGGGGGTCCCGGTGTTTTTCGCCAGGTAGTCGATGTAGGCCTCCTTGGACCCGAAACCGGCCGCGGCGATGTCCCCGGCCACGATCGGGTCGAGGATGAGGGTCGCCTGCGACACGCTGGTGGAGAAGAAGTGCTCGAGCCAGCCGCGGATCACCTCGTGGATCGGCATCGGGGAGAACCAGGCGACATTGTTCAGGCTCCAGCCGCTGAAGAGGCTGACGACGCTGTCGGAGGGCTTGAACCCCTTCTGGACATGCAGGGGGTTCCATCCCGGCGGCAGTGCCGCCTCCGCTTCCGGGAAGCAGATGTTGCTGTAGTTCAGGGGGGTCCCCTGGCTGCCGAGGTAGGTCTCCCCCGGTTTGCCCGACCCGCCCAGGTTCCGGCTGATCAGGGTCCAGGCCCTCCCGATGGCGGCGTTGGCGTGGTTGAAGGGGCCCATGGCGCCGATCCCCGCGTTCATGCCGATCTCCCCGACGATCGGGCCGTTGAAGACCGCCATCCGGGCGAACGACGAGGTGGAGCTGAAGAGCGAGGTCACCCCCGTCGACGCGATCGCCAGGATCGCGGGAAACTGTTCCGGTTTCGCCCCGGCCATGACGGCGTTCGCGGCCACCATCTCCACCGTATACTCCCAGGCCTCGTGCGGGTCCGACGGGCGCATCCGCCCCACGATCTCGCCCGGCTCGCGGCTCGTCCCCTTGAGCATCTCCGCCACCCGCCGTTCGGTCGGGGGGACGACGGGGAAACCGTCGGTGTAGCCGTTGTCGAGGAAATATTTCTGGAGTTCGTCCTCCGCCATCGGCTCGAGCAGGCGCGGGCGGGCCGGGCGGGCGATGGGACCCGCCCGCCGGTCCTCGGCCGCCGGCGGCCGGGTCAACCCGTCGAGGATCACGTCGAGCATCGGGCGCCCGGAAACCGGGTCCCGCCCCAGGATATATTTCCGGCAGACCTCCGGCGTCCGGTCGGTCACCGGGTGCGGCGTAAACACGATCCGCATGCCGGGGATCCCCTTCTTGAACGCGATCGACTTCACCAGCTCCTCAAAGCTCCGGGTGATCACGGGTACGGTGGGCACCCCCATCTTCTCCAGGGTCACCGAGTGGCCGACGACCGCCGGCGAGCAGCTGCTTCAATGCCCGATCCCCATGATGACGCCGTGCCCCTTCTCCCGGATCTCCTTCCAGAGGTTCGGGTCGTCTACCTGGTAGTTGCCGAGCTTGTCCCGGAGCACCCAGACCGTTTTGGGGTACGTCTCCTGGAGCACCCGGTGGAGAGTCTCCACGAAGGCGCGGGTGCGCGGGAACTTGGTATCGACGACATAGATCGTCTTCCCCTCGAGGCTCTCCGCACGCGGAGCCATCGGGATCCGCTCGATCGGGGGGAGGATGCCCTGGGGGTTGAGCACCGCGATCCGGGCCTCCCCCTCGGCGCGGGAGAGGTCGAGGGTGAGGCCGGCCGACACCAGCGCGGCCAGCAGGATACACACGATACGGATCTTCATCGATTGGCCTCTTTCGTCTTCCGCCCGGCCGGACATTTCCGTCAGGCAATCAAATCCTGGGCCCGCATCAGCCGGTCGCGGATCTGGACCCCGTTCGGGCATTGTACGGCACATTCGGCGCAGTCGCCGCAGCGGATGCTCCGGATCTCGGGCGCGAGTTCCCGGTAATGCGTCACCGCCTGGTACAGGCTGCCGGAGAAATCATAGTAGGCGAGATAACGCAGGACATCGGCGACCGGCATCCCCTTGGGGCACTTGCCGTCGCACTCGAAGCACATGCGGCAGTAATCGGGCCGGATGCGCTCGCTCGCCGCGAACAGCAGCCGTTCGTCGGCCGGGGTGTAGGGCTCCGCCATGGCCCTCATGTTCATGTCCAGTTCGGCGATGGAGTTCATGTTGGGGACCGTGGTCCCGATGGCGGGATTCGACAGCACCCACTTGATCCCGGCCAGGGGGCCTTCCCCCTCCTTCTTCTCGGTTTTGGGAGCCCCCGAGCCGCCCCGGCCCATGTTAAGGCCGGTGAGCGCCACGACCACCTTCATCGCCACCACCCCGACCCCGGCGG
Protein-coding regions in this window:
- a CDS encoding cytochrome C554; amino-acid sequence: MRMPWCFALLLAAAAGGAGRAGSEPAAAYVGWERCAPCHAELAEGWQTTRHAKAIDSLRKTGQENLPGCVECHVTGYEKDGGFIDCELTPEMAGVQCEACHGPGGGHVGDPMGVQLVRDAGEEVCRACHTEDQDPGFNYEEKTKGIHGD
- a CDS encoding rhodanese-like domain-containing protein; the protein is MKRYLGAWIAGACLVALALAAPAAEIPRIGAGELKKMMDEGVAVTVIDVQSRAAYAEGHIRGALSIPWQSQIALEDVWSLPTDQLIVTYCDCGPGEADSADFARQLFQMGYENVKILADPSIREWREKGYPLEK